CGCGATGCCGAATCGATGACCCGAATCGTCGACCAGTTCCTGCTGTTCGCACGCGGCATCGAGATGGACAGCGCGGCGTCGCCGGTGGAGGCACGGATTCCGGCGCTCGCTCAGCCGTTCCTCGATCTGGGTTATGCGATAGAACTCGACCTGCAGGCCGGACCGGGCTTCAAGCTGCGTCAGACCTACCTCGAACGCATCGTGAACAACCTGCTCGACAATGCCGTGACGTATGGGCGCGCCCCGCTCGCGATTCGCACGTCGTATGACGCGAGCGGCTGGCGGCTGGTGATCGAAGACAGCGGCCCGGGTATTCCGAACGAGGACATCAACCGTATCGTGCGTCCGTTCGTTCGGCTCGATCCCGCGCGCGGCGGCAACGCGCACTGCGGGCTCGGACTGGCCATCGTCGACAAGTTGACGCAGCAACTGGGCGGGCGTGTATCGTTCGCCAATCGCCCCGCCGGCGGGCTGCAGGTGACGCTGATGTTCCCGCCGGACGATCCCGGTGCGCAATGAGTCGTGATGGCCCCTGATCACGCCTGGCAGCGCCTCCGAACCCACCTCGATGCCGCATGAATGAAAAAACCCGCCCTCGTTCCACGAGCGGCGGGTTTTGACTTTTACGGCAATGCGTCACATCAAGCCACAGCCAGGCGATCCAGGGTTGGGGGCGCAATGCGACTACTGGGCTGTTGCTCTACGGCTCACAGGGACACGCGATTCACGTTGGATAGGCAACGACGCCATGCGCGTTGACGCAACACGGCGACCGCTTACACCCACCCTCTCCCTGGCATGTGACCGGCAATGCCAGTCCGGCTTTCGCCGGCGAATTACTTGATGAGGAATTTCTCTTTGTTCTTGCCGACCCACTTCGGCGCACGGCCGCGGCCCGACCATGTCTCGCCCGTTGTCGGATTCATGTACTTCGGCGCAATCTGCGCGCGGGCGGCACGGCGGCGACCGTCCGTTACCGTGAGACCCAGATCCTTCGCGGTCAACTCATAGTCATAGATCTTCTGCTTCACTTCGGCGACCACCTGAGCGACTTCACGAGCCCGGGCTTCTTCGATCTGCTTTTCGATCTTTTCGCGTTGCGCGACGAGTTCCTTATAGCTTGCCATCTAGCGTGTCCTTACGTTGTTAAAAATGGATCGCCACTTAAAATAACACGAGTTTTAATAAATTGAAAACCGCATTTCCAGAGAATGAGGCTTCGGATGCAAAAATCGCGTTGAATTGTCCTAGCGATGCTTCAGAAAATGCACAGAATCTGGGCAGAAATCTGGGAATATCAGCCATTGAACCTTGCTTATCTCCTCGGCCAGATGCCGGATTGACGCTCAATATCCCTCTCTCGGATCCGAAGTCATCAGGACTCCACGCGACAGCGCCGTGGCATGTTTCTGCCGGCAAGATTCCGTAAGCATTGGCGCCACTCGTGCACTGCGCCCCGCGCAATGACGACAACCATAATTCGACGCACCAAAATATACGATCACAAATATTTAAGCGCTATCCGATCA
The Pandoraea pulmonicola DNA segment above includes these coding regions:
- a CDS encoding H-NS family nucleoid-associated regulatory protein, with protein sequence MASYKELVAQREKIEKQIEEARAREVAQVVAEVKQKIYDYELTAKDLGLTVTDGRRRAARAQIAPKYMNPTTGETWSGRGRAPKWVGKNKEKFLIK